The Desulfovibrio sp. JC010 sequence AAAGGTTGTCCGCGCCTGTTTTTTCCTCTTTCTTACCACCCGCACCGCCGGACTGGCCGCCGTCGCCGGAGGGAGTCCACTCGGCGTAACGTTCGATATACTGCTCGGCCTGCGGATCGCGGCAGAGCATAACTTCATTGGCGTAAAGGGCTTCGCGCAGCCGCACGGAGTTGGGGTTGGAAATGAATGCGGCCATACCCTGCCCCTGACAGAGAGTCAGGAAACTGGAGTTGAGCAGCTCGCGGGCCGGGAGGCCGAAAGAAATATTGGAAAGCCCCAGTACTGTGGGCAGATTCCACTCCTCACGACAATGCTTGATGAAATCAAGGCAGTGACGGGCAGCCATGGGCTTGGAAGATACGGTCAAGGCCAGCGCGTCCACCATGATCAGCCTGCGCGGGATTCCGATTTCATCAGCCTGCTTGAGCAGTTCGGAAACAACCTCCACCTTTTCTTCGCAGGTGATAGGCAGCTTGCTGCCGACAATGGGCAGCAGGATGAACGGAGCACCGAACTTTTTGCACAGGGGACCGAGACGTTCCATGCGTCCGGGTTCGCCGCTGATGGAGTTGACCAGCGGGGAGCCGGGATATTCCCAGAGAGCCGCTTCAACAGCATCCGGGTTGGTGGAGTCGATTGAAAGAGGTGCGGAGTACTGAGCGAAAATTTCCTTGACCAGCGCGGGCAGGATTTCCACTTCATCAACCATGGGAGCACCCACGTTAACGTCCAGAACAGGAGCACCTACTGCGATCTGCTCTTCGGCAAACTTCATGGCCTCGGTGAACTCGCCCTTCTGGAGCTCCGCAATAAGCTGCTTCTTCCCGGTGGGGTTGATGCGCTCACCGATGATCACGCCGCGCTGCTCAAAACCGATCTTCACGGTCTGGGCACGGGAGGTCAGCACCATCTGGCAGTCTTCCTGCGGGACGGGGCGTTTCCAGCGTCCGTCGCCCACTTTATTGCGCAGGGCACGGATATGATCCGGTCCGGTTCCGCAGCAACCGCCGATAAATTTGGCACCCACATCTACAAATTTTGCGGACTGTTCGGCAAAGGGCTCGGGCTGCAGGCGGAAAACGGTGTTGCGGTTTTCGTCCAGTTCGGGCAGTCCGGCATTGGCCTCCACCAGCAGGGGGGAGGAAAGACGCGGCTGCATATTTTCCAGCACTTCCAGAATCTGCTCCGGTCCGGCGGAACAGTTGGTGCCCATGAGCTCCACGCCCATGTTCTGCATGGTATCGATGAAAGTAGCCGGAGGAGTTCCGGTCAGACAGGCGGCCGGGGATTCAAAGGTCATGGACAGGGCCACGGGCAGGTCGCAGACCTCACGGGCGGCAATAACCACGGCGCGGGCTTCAGCGAGGTCGAAATGGGTTTCACCGAGAATCAGGTCCACGCCGCCTTCCACAAGGCCGGTGATCTGTTCTTTATAAATTTCGACCATTTCCTTGAAGGTCATCTCACCGAGAGGC is a genomic window containing:
- a CDS encoding homocysteine S-methyltransferase family protein, whose product is MPDFRKALSDDKIYFFDGGYGTFLQSRGLPAGMSPEMWGLERPDVIKSVHKDYVDAGANVLTTNTFGGSRPKLGADVDVIGLNREMALIARSVAGDKVFVGGSVGPTGHFVQPLGEMTFKEMVEIYKEQITGLVEGGVDLILGETHFDLAEARAVVIAAREVCDLPVALSMTFESPAACLTGTPPATFIDTMQNMGVELMGTNCSAGPEQILEVLENMQPRLSSPLLVEANAGLPELDENRNTVFRLQPEPFAEQSAKFVDVGAKFIGGCCGTGPDHIRALRNKVGDGRWKRPVPQEDCQMVLTSRAQTVKIGFEQRGVIIGERINPTGKKQLIAELQKGEFTEAMKFAEEQIAVGAPVLDVNVGAPMVDEVEILPALVKEIFAQYSAPLSIDSTNPDAVEAALWEYPGSPLVNSISGEPGRMERLGPLCKKFGAPFILLPIVGSKLPITCEEKVEVVSELLKQADEIGIPRRLIMVDALALTVSSKPMAARHCLDFIKHCREEWNLPTVLGLSNISFGLPARELLNSSFLTLCQGQGMAAFISNPNSVRLREALYANEVMLCRDPQAEQYIERYAEWTPSGDGGQSGGAGGKKEEKTGADNLFDAVVKGDRGSIVSLVERDLEGGRKPFELVNEDLIPAIMDVGEKYERKEYFLPQLLQSAETLQKGFEKLKPLLEASGDVEEKATIIMATVEGDIHDIGKNIVCLMLKNHGYNVIDLGKDVPAETIVNAAEEHDAKIVGLSALMTTTMVKMEDTINLIKERDLDIKVMIGGAVITGGFCDSIGADGWSTDAVAAVKVAKNLLQ